The following proteins are co-located in the Psilocybe cubensis strain MGC-MH-2018 chromosome 5, whole genome shotgun sequence genome:
- a CDS encoding Citrate synthase, which yields MGRPTGSSESTNSLTVRDNRTGKVYDIPIVDNSIPATAFKNMKAPFSPGEREENETDKGLRVADKGYLNTAVMRSEITYIDGEAGVLRYRGYPIEQLALHSSHLETSYLLIYGSLPSKSQLEIFETEVLHHGVIHADAEQFCRSFRYDAHPMAILTSAFAYLGSYYAEANPSLQGQTLYSKGDAASLTIMDKQIYRLIGKATTLAAMAYRVRQGRDFVTPPTGLSYTGSFLYQMDHLGEENYTPNPVLEKALDTLFLLHADHELNASSTTVLQTGSSLVDPYSAVAAGCASLYGPLHGGANEAVIRMLISIGKPENVPAFIEAVKKREKVLSGFGHRVYKTSDPRSFIVRKTADEVFKITGKDELLETAMALHEAAMKDDYFIKRKLAPNVDFCALTKFSGLIYRAMGFPLDFFPVLFAVPRVVGWLAHWRQMMLQEGGVKIWRPRQIYVGASKRDYVPINERVAVEGERKTPSAIPHSGITKRTMLANFKGKAIAKL from the exons AATTGTTGACAACAGCATACCTGCGACAGCTTTcaaaaatatgaaagcaCCATTCTCACCTGGAGAGAGGGAAGAGAACGAAACTGACAAAGGTTTGCGTGTCGCGGACAAGGGATATCTGAACACGGCTGTGATGAGAAGTGAAATCACGTACATTGACGGAGAAGCAGGAG TTCTGCGTTACAG AGGATACCCTATCGAACAACTTGCTCTCCACTCTTCGCACTTGGAGACTTCATACCTTCTTATTTACGGATCGCTTCCTTCTAAAAGTCAACTTGAGATTTTTGAAACAGAAGTTCTTCATCATGGAGTCATTCACGCAGATGCAGAACAATTTTGTCGATCTTTCCG ATATGATGCACACCCCATGGCAATCTTGACCAGTGCATTTGCCTATCTGGGATCTTATTACGCCGAAGCCAACCCCTCATTGCAAG GCCAGACACTCTATAGCAAAGGAGATGCTGCATCCCTTACCATTATGGATAAACAAATATACAGATTAATTGGCAAAGCAACTACACTGGCCGC TATGGCCTACCGTGTTCGTCAAGGAAGAGACTTCGTGACCCCGCCTACCGGGCTTAGTTATACTGGATC GTTCCTCTATCAAATGGATCATCTCGGCGAAGAAAATTATACCCCTAATCCCGTTCTCGAAAAAGCATTAGATACcttatttcttcttcacgcgGACCATGAATTAAATGCTTCTTCTACGACCGTTCTACAAACTGGTAGTTCACTTGTTGACCCCTATTCAGCCGTCGC AGCTGGCTGCGCTTCTTTGTA TGGGCCTCTACACG GCGGTGCAAATGAAGCCGTCATTCGTATGCTTATTTCCATTGGAAA GCCGGAGAACGTACCTGCCTTTATCGAGGCGGTGAAGAAGCGGGAAAAAGTTCTTTCTGGCTTTGGACATCGTGTCTACAAGACA TCTGATCCTCGCTCCTTTATCGTTCGCAAGACGGCAGACGAGGTTTTCAAAAT TACTGGAAAGGATGAATTGCTCGAGACTGCCATGGCTTTGCACGAAGCTGCTATGAAGGACGACTATTTTATTAAACGAAAGCTGGCACCAAATGTTGACTTTTG TGCGCTCACCAAATTTAGTGGTCTAATATACCGCGCTATGG GTTTCCCCCTCGATTTCTTCCCGGTGCTCTTTGCCGTCCCCCGGGTCGTCGGTTGGCTTGCCCATTGGCGCCAA ATGATGTTGCAAGAGGGCGGTGTAAAAATTTGGCGGCCACGTCAG ATATACGTCGGTGCCAGCAAGCGGGACTACGTTCCGATCAATGAAAGAGTCGCGGTAGAAGGTGAACGAAAGACCCCGTCGGCCATCCCGCACTCTGG GATCACGAAGAGAACAATGCTTGCCAACTTTAAAGGAAAAGCAATTGCGAAACTGTAG